The Kwoniella newhampshirensis strain CBS 13917 chromosome 11, whole genome shotgun sequence DNA segment GTATGGAGCATCGGGTGCATACAGACGAAGCAGATCGGCGAGACAACACGCCGCATATGCCTTCACTCCTCGACTGGGACCACGCAAATTCACAAAATCAGCTTCTGCAATCGTGGTGCATCTACAGCTGCAGAGCACAGGAGAGAGCAGTACCCACTCTTTGTGATGCAAAATATTAGGATGGATGAGCGGTTTCTTGACCTGATCTAAAGATCTGGGATCCGTTAGATCTTGTTCGAGACTGGCGAGTTTTTGATGCAGTGACTGGAGGAAAGCAAAGATCGCGAACAGTTAGCACTATCCCGTCGAGGACTCATCCCGTACAGCCTCGTCCTTCCCCTTTCACTGATCTGCCAAAGATACGGCAACGACCTTCTGATGCCTCAAACCACCGGCcccccctaacccccacCCCACCCAGACCCCTCAAGGACGCCTATCCGATCATACCCACCTTGATCCGCTTCAACAACGCGTCTGTCGACTCCCTCTTTCCTGTCTGAATCAAAGCCTCCTTGAAGTCGAGCTTGACCAAAGCCGGGGCCGAAGCTTGCTTTGCCATTGTGGGCTGACTTGTGAGACTGCAAGGGAGCGAGCTGAGGATGGCGTGAAATGACcaaagagaggaaagagtcAGAAAGAAAGTACAAAGCGGCGGCAAATGATCTGATGATGTTTTGGGACGCGTCGCGCTTCCCCCGCAACATCAACTATTATATTTTTATCTTATTCCCGCGTCTCTTGAATGGGATGTCACGTGATCACACTATTCCAAAACACGTCTCAGTAATGTGTAGGGAGATGCTGTGGTCATCCTCAATGTTCGTCTATCTGGTCTTTTCTGTCCCAGTTCACTTCCTCAACTTACGCTGAGCAGGACAACGATACTGTTCGAGTCTCCGAGATCTTCAGAAATCCACAATCAGCCTCACACCTCCATGTTGCTCGCTCGGTCTTCACCACAAATGATGggtcgaccttcttcccccttgAATCCCAACGCTCCGCCACCcccatcgtcctcaccaCCCATGACTTCTCCCACACCCTCATATTCTTACCCATACATTTCTCCCATGACTCAGAGAACGGCCAATCGTTCTGGAGTGGGTGGACCGAGCAATGAGCGGACTCCCATACGTCAGACTCGATACAGTAGACCATCAtccgcctcctcgtctAGCAAAAGACCGTCGCATCGTCAACTCCTCTCGGATCACCCCCAAGATCTGTTCACGACGGGGGGTACGACGCCGATGGAAGGGCTGCtttggaaagagagattctcgaggaggatgaaagagagagaaaggaggaaagagaggagacaAGCTGATCTAGataggagaagaggtgttGGGAGTGGCAGTAGTGATCCGATagaagcggaagatgaggaagaagcggatAGAAAagctcaagaagatgatgaagaggtgagtgagacgTTGACCCATGAGTCTGGACTGTGTAGCTGTTTGAGACGGGGCTAACTTCAGCTCTTTGACAAAAGATCTTTCGACGCTTAGTGATCGTACAACGACGCAAAGCGCACCATGCCACGCTTGTCTCGCACGAGGTCGAAACAGGTGGTTCGGATCCTAACCTCCCCGAATTCTGGGCAGACGAACTCGACTCTCTAGCTCGCGAAGAACGCGATTTACTGCGAAGATTGACCGATGATGAGCGAGATCATTGccaatctcttccccagttcatgtcttcttcatcgcaTGTCAGATCGACGGAGGAACACGGGGAGACAATCTATGGTCTGCACGAAGGTgtggagaacgaggaagacgtTTGGGCGATGGAGGCTGCTCAAGCtgaagaagtggagagggaggtggaagaagcagaggtgGCGAGATCGGTCGAACAGGCGTACGGGATGAACGATCAAGGAAGACTTCGAATCCAGGCGCAGATCGAAAGTGCGGATatggacatggacatggacatggacatgggTATGGACATGGGTATGGACTGGGATAGTTTCGACTCGATGGATGTTGAGTGAAGATGAGTCATAGGCGGCGAGTGGATTCCCAAGGGAGATGCGGACAGGTCAGACTTGATGACGACATTGGACATTGGTCGTTCTTGCGGTCCTGTATCACAGCTGGGTTTGCAACATGCTATGCCCAATATTGTTGTACGATCATGCAGAACATGGACAATTCCtagtggaaggagagaattGAAACATGCATGCATTTCCAAATCATCCACACTGAGTTAGTCCTTGATTCCCTTCATGGGTATTTTGACTGCTTCCCAACGGTGATGTCGTTGTTGAAGGGATCAGTATACCTAAACACATCTTCGTCAGCTCATAAGATATTGTCGCTTGCGGCAAGagctgaccttcttcttctcgtcgactGAGATCCCACCAGGTCCGATGTTCACGAGTAAGAGAAGACCGCCGACGATGGCTGAAGTGGTAACGTATCAGCTGTTGCACTTTGCAGGGAACGGCGAAAATACAATTAGCTCACAGAGAGTTTGGAAGCTATACAAGGAAGGTAGACAGAAATCTCAGTACATTTCTATCGATCACAAGGGTAAGGCAAACGTGTACTTACAAGTCATACTTCAAGAAATCCCTCTGGGGATGAGCAGCATGAACGCTCCACCAATTGTTGATGAAGACGTTGAAGATGCTCAACAAAGCAACAAGAAAACTCGCGCTCCACTTGGCCTTGAACCCGACTGCCACCATGATACAAGCACCGAGACCGACgatggagacgaggacTCGAGCGAAAGACCAGTTGCCCTGGAAGATGAAaccgatgaagaggaagatgaggaggatacGTCCGGCGAGCTGGAAGCTGAAAGGGAAATGGGTCAGCTCAATACCTCACCGACTTTGTACTGAAACCTCCAGAACGAGGTCTTGAAGGAAGAAAAATAAAGGGCGACTCGACACTCACTACTTTCGTCGATCGGTCTCGCtcaaagaaggaagaccAGCAAacaacttcttcttgttctgcAGCGAATCCGAAAGGACCATGAGGAGTCCACCGATGACACTTAGGTTTCGAAGGAAGAATGAGAGGTCAAAGAGTAGACCGTAACCGAGGCCTAAAACGCAGCAGTCTATTAGCTTATCCCTCAGGGTAAAGGTGACGTCTCAGCCGATTGAGTTGACTTCGAACGAGACTTACCTTGAGCAACCACAACACCGAGGAGGCAGAAGACAGAGTAATCAGGGTATCGTTTACCGATGACACCGAACGATCCGGCCAGCATAGCCTGTGCGAGAGTCAGTCTCGGCTCGATGAAGACTTGGGGTGGCAGCACAAAGGTATAGAGATACTAACCACGAcgttgacgaagaggaagaggtgagagaAACCCCAGATGAAATGTCGGTGCCTACAGAGCGCAACATGCTGGTCAGCTGATCTTCCTAGAATTCTCCCGTTCACGAGATTGTCAGCTAAGCTGTGGGATCAACGCACTTCTGGAGGTACCATAACTGATCGCCCCATTGAGTGACGATTCTCAAGGCGTCTAAAGGTCGAGTCATCAGCTTCCGCAGCTAGCAGCTTTACGTTTGGCCCTCACCTTCGAGGAAAGTGACAACGATGAGGAATCTTGCCATAGCAGGGACATAAGGACGAATGGGCTAAGTTCGAGCTCTCGACATCAGCATCTGCTCATTCTCCGCCATAGTTGCGGTTTCCCACATCCTGCTCACTTGGGTATAAGCCTCGATGACATCTTCCGCTTTACTGCTCCATTTCTGGACTTGGCCCAAGAGCTCGTTGTCCGATACGCCGGGACTGGGAGCGGAACGAGAGATTGGATCAGGGGTATAACCACCACCGAGTGGGGCTTGTTGGCGTTGGATGTTCGGGTTGAGATGGATTCGCTGTGACATGTTGATGAATGAAGGGGTTCTTCCGGGTCGGGGTGGAAATGTATGCGTCGGTGGTAGACTATGCTCCAGCTTTGTATGATGTGAGTCGCAGCGTTGTAAACGAATCAATGTAGCGACCGGGAAGAGATGGTATCATGAATCAGAGTTGGCCGGTTAGTAGCAGCGAGAGGTGTCGCGTTGGCACTGATCATGACGATAAAAAGTGGcacaatctcctcttccctcagGGTCAAATGAAAAGATCCATCCCCCACTTTCGCATCTGGAAAGTATAACCCAAACATTGAATACAATGAAACTGCATGTAAGCTTAAACTATCAAGACAGTGATTACCCAAATGTCAATGCATGATGAAAATGTacatgatgatggtcgTACAACTGCCTTCTGCCTATCTCCTGGGACACGCTACATTGCTCCCATGGCTCGCCGCCGTCTTCCACCCCAATTACCACTAGtgacttcctcttcttccatctttctcttgcctttgcccttcttgCTCTCTATACCCATGGCGTAACGTCGCTCcctctcgtcatcactcAGATCACCGCCAATATCTCCGTTGGTGAATCCCGGAGGATTGAGATTATACGATGGACCGCCAAATCGCCGTCGACAGATGGAAGAGCCATGTTCGAGATATTCGGCGCGTGTGACGGGATACGTCGAGAGATAGATCTCAGAAGACGTCAAGGAGGTGGCAGACACATACGGAGGGCTTGCGGGACTGTTCAAGCATGTGAGCTGGTGTCATCTGTGGTACAGGTTACGACTATATAGCTCACTCGAATGCTTCGAAGATACCAATCTCATATTCAACAGGACATAATGCTTGCAaatctctttctctgcgGGTCACAGTCAACGGCAATGATACCCTGATAGCCAGAGGATCATACACTCACAATCTTTCGCCAAGAGCCTCTATGTTACCAAGCCCTCCAAAGATTCCTATATGCGCCCAGAACATTCCCCGTAACTCCTCTGGCATCAATGATATGACATATGCTATCGTTTCAGGCAGGCCCGATTGCTTGAAACCTGAGTATCTTACGTCAACTATGATCGGAAACCATCGGCAGTGAAGTGATCACGACTGACCGATATCTGAAGGGCTGAAGAGCAATTCTGGTCCTGCGAATCTTTCGTTGCCCATCCATAAtacttgctcttcctcatccacctgCGCGGAACGACCATGCTCATTGTCATTGGTCGGTGCCTGCGCATTATCCTCTGGCGGTGTTGCGTTCGGTCCAGAACGAATGTATCCCGTCCGAGAGGTCGATCTGGCTGAGAAATCAGGTAAGACGTATTCCTGGACTATGTCGTTGTGCTTCGGATTTTGTCTAGCGATGTCCAGCCAATCTTCAGTTTCGTATCCATGGCACTGCGACTGTAAGGCCTGGAAATGAGGAGAGGCGGAACTGAAATACTCACTTGCACCTCTCGAGATCGCCTCTCCAGTCCATGCTGACGTATCCACAAGCTTCTCGTACCTCGTTGACGACATGAGTTTGGTCAATCATGTTCCATTGCCtgaacgagatgaggtgTTTGAGATGGTTTGTGAGGAGTTTCCCTCCGACATCGATTCTATACCTTACTTTCAGCTTGAACGCACTGGAGGCCGAGGACGATACCGACCTCTTCACGTGTTCCCAGACAATTTGTCCATCCCTCAAAGGTATGACATGGGTATAGGAGTATCCTACATCGACCACGACCATGCATTCCGGCGATATACCTTGATCGTTCTCAAACAGGCCGCCGTACGGTATCAGAGCAGCAGCTGATACAAATGGTCAATTTTGTCCTGCCTATGCAGGATATGCGTCTAGCTCACGAGTACATCTGAAGTAGCTTGAAAACTCCCACTCTTCGAACACCATCTGGTCGTACGTCTCGGCAATGTTGGGGAGATTAAAATATGGCTCTGtgacgagaagagacgTCTCGGTAGGGTTGATCTAGGTTCGAAAACGGTCTCAGCTGGGATAAATCGAGTTCCAGAAGCAAACAGAGACCCACGTTCATCACCACAGGGGAGAACAGTCTGTCCCATATGATCTTCTCTGCATCCCAGTTCACCAGCATTCCCTATTCGAGCGAGTCAGCTAAGAGTATCCCTCTGCATAGAGCGTTTGAAGCACGAAGgagctgaccttgtcgaaTGGTCTCCTGTAGACTATACCCGAGAGGTCCCTACAGtcctcaatctcatcgCCTACATACACCTTTCTCTCGGCCCGTGATCTTGCTATTGAATTAGGAAACACCCTGTACCAAAGACACAAGCGTCAATGCCATGGCATCTTGACCAGTACCAGTGGGGGGGGGGTGATTGCTCACCTCGGCTCCCAGTCCAAGCCTGATAACCCAGCCTTGATTTCATACGCCCCATTATCTAGTATGAGGATGGGCGGGGTCGTCATGCTTGCCGAAAGATCATTGATTGGTAATTTCCTGTTGTTGCAGAAGAACGAAAGTTCGAAATGGGACTCTTGAACGGACATCAACATTCGGCAGGACCTCCACCGGGATGCATTTGACACCAGAATTGTAATATCCCTGATCCATTCATTACAATATTTCACAATTCCACTAATCGTGATGCAGCGTTGCTATTACAAAAATGACACAACCTGAATAATGAACTCGCCCCACTCAGATTGCTCTTCTGAAACATCCTCGCCTTTTGAATATATCCTGTCCTCGCAGATGCGTCCTCCATACTCCGTCCAACTCATACGCGACGTACCCCATCGCAGGCACGAGCACAACACACATCAGATTGGCTCCAAGGATGAGCACGTCGCCAGACTCGGCTGACATTCCCGTCTCCTTCGTTACGAGACTTGCGATCTCTCTAAAGTAGACTAGGCATCCCACGAAAGcggcgacgatgacgatcatCGCAATCCACTTGATGGTACCCCTTCCACCTTTGGGGCCTCTGAATCTCGATCTCttgggatggagaagggCGTACCATGCCGCGGTGAGGTTGATGACCATGAGAATCAGGACGAAATTCACGATCGCGATCATGCCTTGTCCATCGATGTTCTTCGCGATTCCTGCAATG contains these protein-coding regions:
- a CDS encoding actin-like protein ARP6 — its product is MTTPPILILDNGAYEIKAGLSGLDWEPRVFPNSIARSRAERKVYVGDEIEDCRDLSGIVYRRPFDKGMLVNWDAEKIIWDRLFSPVVMNINPTETSLLVTEPYFNLPNIAETYDQMVFEEWEFSSYFRCTPAALIPYGGLFENDQGISPECMVVVDVGYSYTHVIPLRDGQIVWEHVKRIDVGGKLLTNHLKHLISFRQWNMIDQTHVVNEVREACGYVSMDWRGDLERCKQNPKHNDIVQEYVLPDFSARSTSRTGYIRSGPNATPPEDNAQAPTNDNEHGRSAQVDEEEQVLWMGNERFAGPELLFSPSDIGFKQSGLPETIAYVISLMPEELRGMFWAHIGIFGGLGNIEALGERLERDLQALCPVEYEIGIFEAFDPASPPYVSATSLTSSEIYLSTYPVTRAEYLEHGSSICRRRFGGPSYNLNPPGFTNGDIGGDLSDDERERRYAMGIESKKGKGKRKMEEEEVTSGNWGGRRRRAMGAM